One genomic region from Candidatus Kaelpia aquatica encodes:
- the tadA gene encoding tRNA adenosine(34) deaminase TadA has translation MNDSFYMQEALKEAFKARNKDEVPIGAVIVYQNKIIARAHNQVRMLKDPTAHAEILAITQAADYLKYERLNGCNIYVTIEPCIMCAGALILARVDKLIYGASDNRQGAFGSLLDITKYKDTHHKVKVESGLFKEDCAFLVQKFFKEKRVTI, from the coding sequence ATGAATGACAGTTTTTATATGCAGGAGGCTTTAAAAGAAGCCTTTAAAGCGCGGAATAAAGACGAGGTGCCCATTGGGGCGGTTATAGTATATCAAAACAAGATAATAGCCCGGGCACATAATCAGGTAAGAATGCTCAAGGATCCTACTGCTCACGCAGAGATTCTTGCTATAACACAAGCAGCGGATTACTTAAAGTACGAAAGATTGAATGGATGCAATATCTATGTTACAATCGAACCTTGTATAATGTGTGCTGGTGCGTTAATACTGGCGCGGGTAGATAAATTGATATACGGAGCTTCAGATAATAGGCAAGGAGCTTTTGGTTCCCTGTTGGATATTACAAAATATAAAGATACGCATCATAAGGTAAAAGTAGAGAGCGGTCTTTTTAAAGAAGATTGCGCTTTTTTGGTTCAGAAGTTCTTTAAAGAAAAAAGAGTTACAATTTAA
- a CDS encoding glycosyltransferase family 87 protein, protein MKNKILLILIVLLMVVSVFRYIHRAPKRNYSDFHVLHTTAERFKSGEELYTYEGEVSYFKYPPFYAFLISPLSFLSEYQAALLWHLINWVFMVLIFYCLVRILNSKRYILIVLLGFIYSFRFILENLDQGQANISFLAFTVFALYFYLKDRKIASSFFLVASILFKYLSLLFLPLFILKKDYKYIMRVIFFAPLLYFSPIIITGFRRMVQLSQGNIVFLFQSSLDKYSITCYPNQSLLAAFRRLFSQNQWYSTQLFQLSDKAISIVFIAVSLMLLIIAVLPKRDLRINFGLIAILVALLNPNGWKNSFVWLLIPAMTMFYFIFEKKIKDRVSLIMLILSFVFCSLTSEFVVYSWAGDLFEIYSFITWGALMLFFGLLRINRAIDT, encoded by the coding sequence ATGAAAAACAAGATACTGTTAATCTTAATCGTTCTTTTAATGGTTGTTTCGGTATTTCGTTATATACACAGAGCCCCTAAGAGGAATTATTCTGATTTTCATGTTCTTCATACAACTGCTGAAAGATTTAAGTCTGGAGAGGAGCTCTATACTTATGAAGGTGAGGTTTCGTATTTTAAGTATCCTCCTTTCTACGCTTTTCTAATATCTCCATTATCTTTTCTCAGTGAGTATCAAGCAGCTTTGCTCTGGCACCTTATTAATTGGGTTTTTATGGTTTTGATTTTTTATTGTTTGGTAAGAATCTTAAATTCAAAACGTTATATCTTGATTGTGTTATTAGGATTCATATACAGCTTCCGCTTTATACTGGAGAATTTAGACCAAGGACAAGCCAATATATCTTTTTTAGCTTTTACTGTTTTTGCTCTTTATTTTTATCTTAAAGATAGAAAGATAGCCTCGTCTTTTTTTCTTGTTGCATCTATTTTGTTCAAGTATCTCTCGCTTCTATTCTTGCCGTTATTTATTTTGAAAAAAGATTATAAGTATATAATGCGTGTAATCTTTTTTGCTCCATTGCTCTATTTTTCTCCGATTATAATTACTGGTTTTAGAAGAATGGTACAGCTTAGTCAGGGAAATATTGTTTTTTTATTTCAGAGCTCATTGGATAAATATTCTATAACTTGTTATCCTAATCAGTCTTTATTGGCAGCGTTTAGAAGGCTCTTTTCTCAAAACCAATGGTATTCAACGCAGTTATTTCAATTATCTGATAAGGCAATATCGATTGTATTCATAGCCGTGTCTTTAATGCTTTTAATCATTGCCGTATTACCTAAAAGAGATTTGCGGATAAACTTTGGTCTTATTGCAATATTGGTGGCCCTTCTTAATCCTAATGGTTGGAAGAACTCTTTCGTCTGGCTTCTTATCCCAGCTATGACCATGTTTTATTTTATTTTTGAAAAGAAGATTAAAGACAGAGTATCTTTAATCATGCTTATCTTATCATTTGTTTTTTGCTCTTTAACAAGCGAGTTTGTAGTTTATAGCTGGGCAGGTGATCTTTTTGAAATATATTCATTCATTACCTGGGGAGCATTGATGTTATTCTTTGGACTCCTGAGGATAAATAGGGCGATAGACACCTGA
- a CDS encoding radical SAM protein, translating to MKMFQPLIDGTKSDLLLLMVHTWHPWMPPLGISYISSYMESKGYKTLLFDFNAKLYNNVSDEKKKFWDISITSSLPQLDIVGLLISSFSKEIDELIDIILKRPEPIIGFSANYLSIYVVNHIAKIIKSKNSDKLLVAGGPGCFWDFDRSVIDPGVIDIFVLGEGEGPFYKIVESFYKKSSLENIPGTIFVKDKKEIDNSPADPISDLNTIPYPDFKNLDLNDYGFGEKQTRTLPLLTSRGCISKCTFCVDHFMCAPFRMRDPKNIVDEIKFHIKENGVRNFSFNDLLCNGNLKKLRELAELIKKESLSIQWGSYAVARGDMDLELLKSLKDAGCVSLCYGIESGSDKVLKVMRKIYNTSDAERVLRLTKEAGMKATFNIIIGYPGEGRREFQQTLRFVKRNRAYIENIINVSTLFINPTAALGMEPEKFNIYFPKFPQSFKFISLKKAFIPRYYNIFGISSAVKDMKGVDISEFVDKSGNTKPVRLKRLVKTLYFLQRLGLFRSEPIINVYATKDKKVKKAIEYIRSRQILTFGDLSVKCSREGFVKIFLKHKCITAGPGLNVAFLIKDHWYDTSRYVWDIKKIGLNRIEIMINMGDVAIEHKWILELKPEGLHWHIKVCFKAKNYTINDAKMGLMLSEFYKYWYSKSYQGEFPILDDNWKSLDLGDVQSVWAMTEGESPFGVEMSKIESSIPLSLRMESSLTKYSFRFLAFRNKIIRTCSNNKLDVKLFLGFREMSKSYLKIKEDKEILEKKEFQIVGAGDELNEEKEPLSLKRSSFLDLIIDKGVKLYYKQSEITSECGVVVTCHHNDRILDSRDAIWSSVGDKNCDIFDLYWENICFQIELKIRVKRNNILWSFRVYSLENTELKELKIGIFLNKKYDSWSLGPFKGGLPDNVKDRWGYLPLTKSNDNKILLNSSQNSLPALAFSKSKQGFFQIEVPDLNIAEGKIVCVVFNNLFLKSGKPLDFNYKIGLEE from the coding sequence ATGAAAATGTTTCAGCCGCTTATTGACGGCACTAAATCGGATCTGCTGCTTTTAATGGTCCACACTTGGCATCCTTGGATGCCTCCTCTGGGTATATCTTATATATCAAGCTATATGGAATCTAAGGGATATAAGACGTTGCTCTTTGATTTTAATGCTAAACTATACAATAATGTCTCTGATGAGAAGAAGAAGTTTTGGGATATAAGCATTACAAGCAGTCTGCCGCAGCTAGATATAGTAGGTCTTTTGATAAGTAGTTTTTCCAAAGAGATTGATGAATTAATCGATATAATTCTTAAGCGCCCAGAACCTATTATAGGGTTCTCTGCCAATTACTTAAGCATCTACGTTGTGAATCACATTGCTAAAATTATTAAGAGTAAAAATAGCGATAAGTTATTAGTTGCAGGTGGTCCAGGCTGTTTTTGGGATTTTGATCGTAGCGTTATTGATCCTGGGGTGATAGATATCTTTGTTTTAGGAGAAGGGGAGGGCCCATTCTATAAAATAGTAGAAAGTTTTTATAAGAAATCTAGTCTAGAAAATATTCCAGGCACTATATTTGTAAAAGATAAAAAAGAGATTGACAATAGTCCGGCTGATCCAATATCTGATTTAAATACCATTCCTTATCCAGATTTTAAAAATCTAGATTTAAATGACTATGGATTTGGTGAAAAACAGACTAGAACTCTACCTCTGTTGACTAGCCGCGGCTGCATCTCTAAGTGTACTTTTTGTGTAGATCATTTTATGTGCGCCCCTTTTAGGATGAGAGATCCAAAGAATATAGTCGATGAGATAAAGTTCCATATAAAAGAAAATGGTGTAAGGAATTTCTCCTTCAATGACTTGCTTTGTAATGGAAATCTAAAAAAACTTAGAGAGCTTGCTGAGCTTATCAAAAAAGAGTCTCTTAGTATACAATGGGGCAGTTATGCTGTTGCCAGAGGGGATATGGATTTAGAGTTATTAAAGAGCCTTAAAGATGCAGGCTGCGTATCTCTGTGTTATGGAATAGAGAGTGGGTCAGATAAGGTTTTAAAGGTGATGAGAAAAATCTATAATACTTCTGATGCTGAGCGAGTCTTAAGATTGACAAAGGAAGCAGGTATGAAGGCTACTTTTAACATAATTATAGGTTATCCTGGGGAAGGCAGAAGAGAGTTCCAGCAGACTCTCCGCTTTGTAAAGAGAAATAGAGCTTATATAGAAAATATCATCAATGTCTCTACTCTATTTATTAATCCTACGGCAGCGCTTGGAATGGAGCCTGAAAAATTTAATATTTATTTTCCAAAATTCCCTCAGAGTTTTAAGTTTATTTCATTAAAAAAGGCTTTTATTCCTAGGTACTATAATATTTTTGGCATAAGTTCAGCCGTAAAAGATATGAAAGGAGTGGATATTTCAGAATTTGTTGATAAAAGCGGAAACACAAAACCAGTAAGACTCAAGAGGCTAGTAAAGACGCTTTATTTCTTGCAGAGACTTGGACTATTCAGGAGTGAGCCGATTATAAATGTTTATGCCACTAAGGACAAGAAAGTAAAGAAGGCTATTGAATATATAAGGAGCAGACAGATCCTTACTTTCGGGGATCTTAGCGTTAAATGCAGCAGGGAAGGTTTTGTAAAGATATTTTTAAAGCATAAGTGTATTACTGCAGGCCCAGGATTAAATGTTGCTTTTTTGATTAAAGATCATTGGTACGATACATCTAGATATGTATGGGATATTAAGAAGATAGGTTTAAATAGGATTGAGATTATGATCAATATGGGTGATGTAGCCATAGAACATAAGTGGATCTTAGAGCTTAAACCCGAAGGATTGCATTGGCATATTAAGGTTTGTTTTAAGGCTAAAAACTATACTATTAACGATGCTAAGATGGGGCTGATGCTCTCAGAGTTTTATAAATATTGGTATTCCAAATCTTATCAGGGAGAATTTCCTATTTTAGATGATAATTGGAAGAGCTTAGATCTAGGTGATGTTCAGAGTGTTTGGGCTATGACAGAAGGAGAGTCTCCTTTTGGGGTTGAGATGAGCAAGATTGAAAGCTCTATACCTTTAAGTCTGAGGATGGAGAGTTCTCTTACAAAGTATAGCTTTAGATTCCTAGCCTTTAGAAATAAAATTATTAGGACCTGCAGCAATAATAAGCTTGATGTTAAACTTTTTCTTGGTTTTAGAGAAATGTCCAAATCTTATTTGAAGATAAAAGAAGATAAGGAGATATTGGAGAAAAAGGAGTTTCAAATTGTTGGAGCTGGGGATGAGCTTAATGAAGAGAAGGAGCCTCTATCTCTTAAGAGATCCAGTTTTTTGGATCTGATTATAGATAAAGGTGTAAAGTTGTACTATAAGCAAAGTGAAATAACATCTGAATGCGGGGTTGTTGTAACATGCCACCATAATGACAGGATATTGGACAGTAGAGATGCTATTTGGAGCTCTGTAGGTGATAAAAATTGCGATATATTTGATCTCTATTGGGAGAATATATGTTTTCAAATAGAGTTGAAGATAAGAGTTAAGAGAAACAATATTCTATGGAGTTTTAGAGTTTACTCCTTAGAGAATACAGAGTTAAAAGAATTGAAGATTGGTATTTTTTTAAATAAAAAATATGACTCTTGGTCTTTGGGGCCATTTAAGGGCGGTTTGCCGGACAATGTTAAAGATAGATGGGGCTATCTTCCTCTTACAAAAAGTAATGATAATAAAATATTGTTAAACTCTAGCCAGAACAGTCTTCCTGCTCTTGCATTCTCTAAATCTAAGCAGGGATTTTTTCAAATAGAAGTTCCTGATTTAAATATTGCAGAAGGCAAGATTGTCTGTGTTGTTTTTAATAACCTGTTTCTTAAAAGTGGAAAACCGTTAGACTTTAATTATAAGATTGGTTTAGAAGAATGA